The following DNA comes from Mycobacteroides immunogenum.
TACGGATGGGTGCGCGGCGACGGACCCACGATCCCGCTGATCGATCGCGGCTTCGCCTGGCTACAGCAGAACTGGCCCAAGGAATCGCTTCGCGCCAAGGACGTTGTCAGCTGGGGTGACTCGCGTCCCGGCAATGTCATCTACCGCGATTTCGAACCGGTGGCGCTACTGGACTGGGAGATGGCAACCATCGGGCCGCGCGAGCTGGATCTGGGCTGGATCATATTTCTGCACAGGTTCTTCCAGGATTTGGCGGAGGTGGCCACCCTGCCCGGCTTGCCCGACTTCTGTAAACGCGAGGACATCTCCGCCGAGTACGCCGCCCTTACCGGACACCACGCCGCCGACCTGGATTTCTATACCGCGTATGCGGCCCTGCAACATGCGGTCATCATGGTACGAATCCAGATGCGCGCCATGGCATTCGGTCAGGCACAGATGCCGGCGGACCCAGACGACCTGATCCTGCACCGACATACGCTGGAGAAGATGCTGAACGGGACCTACTGGTCGGGAGTCACGGCATGAGCCTCTCCCCCTTCGACGACTACCCGATCCATCAGATTGCCGATGTGGTCCGCCATGTCGGTACCTCAGACCGAAACTTCTATGACCGGTATTACTTTGGCTGCCACGGTGGGCGCGCCGACCTGCCCTATCTGATCACCGGACTGGGCGTTTACCCGAATCTGGGCGTCACCGACGCGTTCGCTTCCGTGCGCAACGGCGACGACATCGTGGTGTTCCGCGCCTCGCGCGCGCTGGGCGACGACCGCGCCGATCTCAATGTCGGGCCGTATCGCATCGAGGTCATCGAGGGCCTCAAGAAGGTGCGCGTCATCTTAGAGCCCAGCTCCGAATACGATCTCGCGTTCGATATCACCTACACCGGAGAGATACCGGCGTCACTCGAGCCGGGCCACTACCAGCGCCAGTTGGGTCGGGTCATGTTCGACACCTCCCGATTCGCTCAAACCGGCACCTGGACAGGTCAATTGACGGTCGACGGCACCACCCACGAGTTGGACGGTGTCAACTGGTCGGGCAACCGGGACCGCTCCTGGGGTATCCGCCCGGTCGGCGAGGGCGAACCCGCCGGACGGCGTGCCACCCTGGCGGGTGGCTTCTTCTGGCTCTACAACGTGATCTCGTTCCCGGAGTATTCGATCGTGTTCATCAATCAAGAGGACGAACACGGCAACAAAGTGGTCAGCGGTGCGCGCCGGGTGTGGCGCGATCCGGCGAAGGGTATCGAGGAGCTCGGTCCCATCACACACGACATCACGCTGGTGCCGGGCACCCGCGAGGCGCAGTCGGCGGTAATCACGTTGGGCGACATCACCATCAAGGCCGATATCGTGCTGCCGCACTACTTCGGCTTCGGCACCGGGTACGGCCTGGATCCGGACTGGCGCCACGGCATGTGGCAGGGCGACCTCGTCGTGCAGGGCAAGCGGTACAAGACCGCCGAACTGGACGCCACACTCAAGCTGCTGTGCCCCGTCGACAACGTCGCCACCTTCACGGCGATCGAGAACGGCGAACAGACACACGGCAGTGGACTGTTCGAATTCGGCCCCATCGGCCCCCACAAACCCTCCGGCTTCACCGGACTCGTTGATACGTACCAAGGAGCGTAATGACCGACTACGACAAGCTATTCATCGGTGGCGTCTGGACCGAACCGGCCACCGACCAGGTGATCGAGGTCATCTCGCCGGCCACCGGACAGAAGGTGGGCCAATGTCCGCTGGCCTCTCCGGCTGACGTCGAGGCGGCAGTGAGCGCGGCCCGCCTGGCCTTCGACGACGGACCGTGGCCCAAGCTGACCCCGCATGAGCGGCAGGCGGTGCTGCAGAAGGCCGTCGCCGGCCTAGAAGCCCGCAAGGACGAGATATGCCAGGCCATTGCTGACGAAACCGGCGCTCCTCCCATGGTTATCGAGACGCTGCAGTGGATGGGTGGCTTCGGCGCCATTCAGTACTACGCCAACGCCGCGGATGCGGTGCAGTGGAAGGAGCTACGCAACGGCGCGTACGGCCAGACACTGGTGACCCGCGAGCCTGCCGGTGTGGTGGCGGCGATCGCGGCCTGGAATGTGCCGTTGTTCTTGGCACTCAACAAGATCGGCCCCGCGTTCCTGGCCGGCTGCACCGTCGTGCTCAAACCCGCCGCCGAGACCCCACTGTCGAGTTTCATCCTGGCCGACGTGTTCGCCGAGGCCGGCGTGCCCGAGGGCGTGCTGTCGGTGGTGCCCGGTGGCGCTGAAACCGGCCGGGCACTGACCAACAACCCCGGCGTCGACGTGTTCAGCTTCACCGGCAGCACCGCCGTCGGTAAAGAGATCGCCGGGATAGCAGCCAAGAACCTGAAAAAGGTCACCTTGGAGCTGGGCGGTAAGTCCGCGGCCATCGTGCTGGAAGACGCGGATTTGGCTGCGGCGCTGCCAATGCTGGTGTTCTCGGGACTGATGAACGCCGGGCAGGGCTGCGTCAACCAGACCCGGGTACTGGCGCCGCGGTCACGGTACGACGAGGTGGTCGACGGCATCGTCGGCATGGTCTCGCTGATGGGCGTCGGGCTGCCCGACGATCCGGCCACCCAGGTCGGTCCGCTGATCACCGAAAAGCAGCGCACCCGGGTCGAGGGCTACATCGCCAAGGGCATCGAGGAGGGCGCCCGACTGGCCTTCGGCGGCAAGCGCCCCGAGGGCCTCGAGGGCGGATACTTCGTGCAGCCAACGATTTTCGCCGACGTCGACAACTCGATGACTATCGCGCAGGAGGAGATCTTCGGCCCGGTCCTCTCGATCATCGCCTACGACTCGGTGGACGAGGCCGTCAAGATCGCCAACGACTCCCACTACGGCCTGGCCGGCAGCGTGTGGACCACCGATGTACAGAAGGGCCTGGAGGTAGCGGCACAGATCCGCACCGGCACCTACGGCATCAACTGGTACGCCTTTGACCCCAGTTGCCCGTTCGGCGGTTACAAGCAGTCGGGCATCGGACGTGAGAACGGGCCCGAGGGCATCGAGGAGTACTGCGAGCTCAAGAGCGTACTGCTGCCCATGGGTTACACCCTCGAGAGCATCTAGCCGTCGAGTGGGAACCTCACGCGGAAATCTCGCCCGAAAGCCGCGTGAGGTTCCCACTCGACGTTAAGTTGGCGCAGTGCCTTCCCCCACGACCGGTCTGCGCAAGGTGGTGGCCGCGTCGATGGCGGGCACTGTCGTGGAGTGGTACGAGTTCTTTCTGTACGCCACCGCCGCGACACTTGTCTTCAACAAGGTCTTCTTCCCCGCCACCGGCAACGACCTCGACAACATCATCAAGGCATTCCTCACCTACGCCGTGGGGTTTGTCGCCCGTCCCATCGGTGGAATCGTGTTCGGGCACTTCGGGGATCGCTACGGACGCAAGCACCT
Coding sequences within:
- a CDS encoding aldehyde dehydrogenase, yielding MTDYDKLFIGGVWTEPATDQVIEVISPATGQKVGQCPLASPADVEAAVSAARLAFDDGPWPKLTPHERQAVLQKAVAGLEARKDEICQAIADETGAPPMVIETLQWMGGFGAIQYYANAADAVQWKELRNGAYGQTLVTREPAGVVAAIAAWNVPLFLALNKIGPAFLAGCTVVLKPAAETPLSSFILADVFAEAGVPEGVLSVVPGGAETGRALTNNPGVDVFSFTGSTAVGKEIAGIAAKNLKKVTLELGGKSAAIVLEDADLAAALPMLVFSGLMNAGQGCVNQTRVLAPRSRYDEVVDGIVGMVSLMGVGLPDDPATQVGPLITEKQRTRVEGYIAKGIEEGARLAFGGKRPEGLEGGYFVQPTIFADVDNSMTIAQEEIFGPVLSIIAYDSVDEAVKIANDSHYGLAGSVWTTDVQKGLEVAAQIRTGTYGINWYAFDPSCPFGGYKQSGIGRENGPEGIEEYCELKSVLLPMGYTLESI